From Centroberyx gerrardi isolate f3 chromosome 15, fCenGer3.hap1.cur.20231027, whole genome shotgun sequence:
aaagacagaaataaatgaaatacgTGAATCAAGGCTTGGATGAAACAATAAGCAGAAGTTGACAGAATAAAGATGATTTAATAAAATGCTACACTGTAGTGCTTAACAGGGCCGACACGGTGgatcagtggttagcactgtttcCTCACAGGAGGAAGGAcgcaggtttgattccctgccCTGCTGTgaggagtttgcatgttctccctgtcaCAGCGGAGGTTTCCTCCTACATTTCAAAgtcatgcaagtcaggtggattagACACTAAATTGCCTGTAGCTATGAATCTACTAGGAAAGGCTCCAGTCTCTAGTGAATCAGAAAAGGAATAAGCAggcacaaaataaatgaatgtggtgCCTTAAAAGTACTGAATCACCTTTCATTGCCTATAGACAAATAACATAAAGTCTGATAGACAAAGATAGACTGATAGACAGGTACACAGACAAATTAATAGATTTCAATCATAATTATTGTACCAGGGAAACCAGAGCATAGATGGCCAGCAAGGTCAAAGGAAGGCCGATGGAGATGACGATCCATGCCGTCACACGTAAGGCGGTTGAGAAGTCATCATATACATAGTCATCAGAGTGTATATAGTCGTTCTCTAAGGTTGTGTTGTTGTACAAAGCTTCCATTCTTCAGAGTGAGACCTGTTGTTGGGGACAGCAGGTCAGGGAAAGGTGGAGGGTTTCTTAGCCTCTACTCAACACTTCTCTTACTACctccactactgctactgctaccagAGACATAGTGCTCCCCAAATTGTTGAGGAGACACAAGTTCACATAAACTTGTCCTCACTGCTAAACAATAGATAACATAGTTaataaaaccacagaagaaAGGGACTTGGCATCTAGGCGGCAGCTGCACTTTCTAATACAGCGTTCTTGTGGAAGGAACTTAAgacatgaggaagaggaaactaAAGTTGTTTACTGAGGTGCAATGCTATGGCAAATTAGAAGcatcatgaataaataataaataccagaaaatgaaaagcaagaaaaaaggtTAGTTTTATATCTGAGAGATGTTGGATATCAAATCATAAAGGGAGCATGTGGCGAGCAGATGACGATCCATGTCGTCACACGTACAGCGGTTGAGAAGTCTTCATATACATAGTCATCATAGTCATCAGTGTGTATATAGTCGTACTCTGAGGTTGTGTTGTTGTACAAAGCTTCCATTCTTCAGAGTGAGACCTGTTGTTGGGGACAGCAGGTCAGGGAAAGGTGGAGGGTTTCTTAGCCTCTACTCAACACTTCTCTTACTACCTCCACTACTGCTTAAGACATGAGGAAGGGGAAACAGAAGTTTACCGAGGTGCAATGCTATGGCAAATTAGAATCATCATCAATACATCAAAAAATAccagaaaatgaaaagtaataaaAGCAGTTAGTTTTATATCTAAGAGATGTTGGATATCAAATCTCTGATGTTAGTCACTCCTGTTAATACTACAGTTATtacaaataataatatgaataaagtTAGACATTAATTAGAAGCAGAATTgataaaggaataaaacaggTATATACAGCAGGACTAAAATAGGTAAAAAGAACAAACTACATGTAAGCCTAGAACACATGTAATGTGTTCTAAGAAATTGACCACATGAAATTCAATGTatgctaaataataaaagataattttATAGTTTTGAAAGCTGCTGGACCACAACCTGAATGTGTTGCATCTGCCAAGGTCCGCTGTTTCTTCGTCTGCATCCAAACAGCCAACCTTCAGTTATAGTGTGAAAAATCCCCCACAGCAGCTTCCTATTTATCTATTTCTGCTTCTAATGAACAGATAACAGCTTCTTTGCTAGAACTTGTCAGATGTGACATTTCCTGTAATAAGAGAAACGATGATGATTGATTTCATCATGTCCATCTTCCTCTGGTACTTGTACAAAAAATCCTCCTGTCATGTTtagaaaagaaacacaaagtTTGTACCTTTTTTCCCTGGATCTTACTTCTTTACCTAGCACTTCTGTATCATACAGGATTACTCTGAGGTCACAGGAATATCTTTATTGATCTGTTTTATTGACAGTGCGGCTCTGACCATAGcaacctaaactaaactaaaaactaaaataaatgaaacgaACATAGATGGATAATGATCCAAGCAACAAAATGAGACAAgaagttaaaaatgtatttcaaacaTTTCCTGGTAAATTTCCTGCTGATGCAACACTGCTGCTTTCTAGAGTCGTCACAAAAAGCTGCTCTGTGTATCACTGCCTCAAGAAGAGTTGACTGCAATTAAATCACATTGCTCACTATAAACTTCCCATGCTGAGAcatcaaatataaaaatgtagcTGGTATTGAATCATATGTTAGTAACAGGGGTTATGCAAGGCTGTGCTGTTATCAGTATTACCTGCTATTGAAACTACTGTGGCTGAACTCTGGCTGTGAACTCAGACACCATGTGTCCTGTGTCAAGAGGCTACAGGATAATACTGATAGAATTCATCTTACTGGGGCTTACAGTTTAAGACAGGCTGTGTTTACAATGCTAAAACCATTCCAATGAACAAGGAGAAATTTATCTGGACCAAGcatcattttcaaaacaataataataataataataataataataataataataataataataataataacaataataacaataataataatgatgctCTTTATTTATAGATACAGAATTACAAACAAGTAAACGTGGTTTACAACATTGAGTAAAAAATGTGAGcaataattaaaaacataaacagtaaATGCAGAAGAATGGGCCTAGCTTTATCTTATCAGCAGGTCTTAGAGCCTCAGAGCCTGATGGAGGAAGCTCCGTCTCCCTTAGTCTTCaacctagactgtggaacaactGAAAgagcctgaggatctcaggctgcccATAAGGGGTTAAAAGCTCAGAGATATAGCTATACACTTGtccataatgtgctttaaagatgtttaataagattttaaaatgaatcCCAAATTGCATTAGGAGCCAATGAAGTGAAGCTAAAATAGAGGTAATAAGCTGTCTCTTCTTAGTTCCTGTTCAGAGTCTGACTGCAGCATTATGGACTCACTGTAATCTGGATCTACTCTGTTGAGTGAGACAGGTGCACAGGGAGTTACAATAATCCAgatgtgacaaaataaaagcatggagaGCAGTTCCCAGGTGATTAAAAGACCAAATTTCATATCATGTGATCTTGTGATGTTAAAATATTCAATTTTGACGTGTAATTGTAGCACCCACTCTtgggctaatcagtgtaattatgAAGATGCTGGAACACAGGGATGAGATTTAAATTTAAACCCCCCTGGACAAAAATTGCTCCCTTTAACTCTACTCTCAGGTGTCACATTCCCAACAGTTATCAGTGACTCTACTCTAGGTGGTGGGAGgctcctcccatctcttctcttcacctcctcttttccctccatctcttccccctccctcccccttctctctctccctctcctcctcttcctacacGGAGCTGACCCTCACTGTGGTATCGTCATTCACGGTGTTGCTCTGTCCCTGCTCTTGCTCTCTGGTCATCCTGCACCGACACAGGCAGGCCAGCAGCTTGTCTACGGCTCCTTTCCTCATGAAAACATACAGAACCAAGTCCACAAGAGGACTGAACTGGACGAAGGTGAAACACTGGTCATAATTAAAAGTGAGGCCAGTCCAATTTGTCCCTTCTGCCACAAACCAAATGATCAGGGGCAGGAACAGCAGTGTGTAGTTAAGCAGCACCAGAACCAAGACTCCCACGATTCGCCGCTTCTCCTCAGGGGGGACAGAGATGGAAGCAGACAGAGCTTTGAGAGTCCCAGCCAGGAAGAAGATGagcagggggaaggggaggagaagggagatggAAAGGAAGAGGGATTCGCCCAATGTACTTAATCTCAACATCACAAAGTAGGTGACAATGAGGTGAACAATGGAGAAGGCCCAGACCATGAAGGAGACCACCAGAGAGAACTTGATGGTGCGTCTGAAGCGGTACCACAGTGGGCAGGCGATGACCAAATACCtgtaatagatagatagatagataaatagatagatagatagatagatagatagatagatagatagatagatagtagggCTGAATGATATACATATTGTTTcaacatcattatcatcaaGGACGCAGTGTAAGGCAACTGGCCCATCAGTCACATCCAGAGTTTCTTTTAGACATGCAAATGCAGTGATCCAACAAATGCATTATATTCAAAAATCAGGTCAACAGAAAGGAAACTTTATGTATTGCTGCCTTCACGCGCTCCTCGTAAGCTCGTTATTTGACCGTCATAAATACAACTCATTGTGTATATAAGTACTTTTTGCTCAGAAATAATAAAGCAGACCCTCAAACAAAGCAGCTTTTTTGGTGACTATTTGTAAAACCAAGTGGTGCAGAgatactttgtgctgcagtagcagaatgaagaggagaatattCACATCAGTAATGTAATTGATACTGTAATAATCATAACACTCAGATGATGTTTGGAGTagttttatggtcattttttttggcctttttgGAACCAGGGTGAAATTTGTTTAACACAGAGCTGTGTTAGcaaactttgtgtgtgttgtgtggacaTACCCTGACTAACTAACTCTGACctcattttaatttttgtgtGAACTCAATTAGGCTACACTGCCTGATGGTAATATCAAATAACCAAATatccacaaacacaccaacCATAATCATTACTAGAGTGATTCATGCTTTTCAAATGCAGCTATGGCAGTGAAAAGCTGCATATAGTGAAATTCATTTAATATTGCAAATTGCTATCtattgcaaaaacaaaaataatgcaaTGTAATTTTTTCCCCAATATTGTTTAGACCTAattaatagatagatagatagatagatagatagatagatagatagatagatagatagatagatagatgtagatagtaagatagaaagatagattaATGtatcataaacacacaaacacacacattgatggTTAGCTACCTTTCCAAGGATACACACACCATGAAGCTGACACTAGCTGTTATCCCAATGTAGTGGATATGATAAGAGAAAACAGAGTGGGTGTATCCCCAGGGTGCTGCCTCCCGGACGACCAGGCAGCAGAGCTGGATGAGGTCGGAGACGAGGAGGTTGATGACGTAGATCGGAGCAACATGGCCATCTTGCACCTACAGGAACAGGAATGGTTTGAAAGAGTAAAgataaatgtatttgaatgaataaattaaaataatgaatcAGTGAGTGAGTAAAAGATAGGAGGAATTAAATaatgcatgaataaatgaatgaacacCATGTGGATGGTTGAATGAAGGAAAAACTTAatggaatagttcacccaaaaattaaaattcagtcattatctactcaccttcATGCCAGgtgaaactctggtgaagtttgtttgtCCATAAAAAAATCCCGGAGCATTCCAGCAGGAAACGAGCAGAAAAAGAACCAAAAATATatctctttttggaactctaaagatcgtTCCCCAAAGACTTCAGTTTGTTTGGAGAACGCTGCTGTGAAGTTGTGCTGGGAAGCTCTGGGATTGTTTCATGGACTCTGGtgaacaaacttcaccagagtttcaaatggcatgagggtgagtagataatgactgaattttcattttggggtgaactattcctttaatgaagaaatacatgaataaagGCTTGGATGAAACAATAAGCAATGAAACAATAAGCAGTAGTTTCTTCCTACATTTCAAAGTCATGCAAGTCAGGTGTATTAGACACTGAACTGCCTGTAGGTATGAATGTTCTAGGAAAGGCTCCGGTCCCCAGTGAATCAGAAAAGGGTTAAGGGGgtacaaaatgaatgaaggtAGTGCATTGCCTATAGATAATTAACAAAGACAGACAAGTAAATCAATCATAATTCACACACCAGGGAATACAGAGCACAGATGGCCAGCAAGGTCAAAGGAAGGCCGATGGAGACAATGATCCATGCGGTCACATGAATGGCGTTTGAAGAGACAGGCTCCAGCCAGACAACATCGTCGAGAGCCTTCAACTCAACAAAGTCATTGGTGTCATACTCTAAGATGGCGTTGTTGTACCAAGCTTCCATTCTTCAGAGTGAGACCTGTTGTTGGGGACAGCAGGTCAGGGAAAGGTGGAGGGTTTCTTAGCCTCTACTCAACACTTCTCTTACTACctccactactgctactgctaccagAGACATAGTGCTCCCCAGTACAGCGTTCTTGTGGAACGAACTTAAGACatgaggaagggggggggagtTGTTTACCAAGGTGCAATGCTATGGCATCATTAGAATCACCATGAATACATCATAAATAccagaaaatgaaaagcaagaaaaatgtCAGATATCAAATCTCTAAAGGAGCATGTGGCCCCTCAGGCTGAATAGGCATCATGCTAgtcactattactactgttactactgcaaattataataacagtaataatgaaGTTAAACATTCATTAAAAGCAGAATTGAAAAACGAATGAAACAGCATATACAGCTGGACTATAAATAGGTCAAAAGAACAAACTACACGTAAGTCTATCTATAAAAACTGTGTTGTAAGAAGTGACCACATGAAATTTAATGTatgctaaataataaaacacaaacttTACGATTTGAAAGCTGCTGGACCACAACCTGAATGTGTTGCATCTGCCAAGGTCCGCTGTTTCTTCATCTGCATCCAAACAGCCAACCTTCAGTTATAGTGTGAAAAATCCCCCACAGCAGCTTCCTAGTTATCTACATCTGCTTCTAATGAACAGATAACAGCTTCTTTGCTAGGACTTGTCAGATGTGACATTTCCTGTAATAAGAGAAACGCTGATGATTGATTCGATCATGTCCATCTTCCTCTGGTACTTGTACTAAAAATTCTCCTCTCATGTTTAACAAAGTTTGtaccttttctccctggctctcaGTTCTTTACCTAGCACTTCTGTATCATACAGGATTACTCTGAGGTCACAGGAATATCTTTATTGATCTGTTTTTtggcactgtggctctgaccatAGAAACTAATGCCTACCATACATTAGAAGACATTTACTCTGACACTGTCTAACATTTTACAACAATTTGTCTCAAGTCATGAGTTGTTAGTCCTAGAGCTgctcacattttaagattctgTTAAGACTGAGAATCATGCAGCATCACGTTAAAAGACTCCAGCAGGATTTTTCAGAGATTTGGAACTAATTCCTTGCTTGCATCACACaggttttcagtgcatgtgaaggattatacaggctcaaaacactgataatggactatgatgtttgagtgtgaatgaagctaCGGCATCCCCCTCCTtcaccatctacacacacacacacacacagcctacaacaaaccacacatgcacaacactcaagagagagagataaagagagagataaactctCGTTTACTCCACAGctccaccagtttctcctccagtttGACGGTCCAACAGAACCGGGATTTACGCTTCCCCGCCAGCATCGCCgtgtttcctcctctgtctgtctgtagagccTTGTCACCTGTCACCACAGGTGTGGATGTCAGCCAAAGACAgcgctcctattggctgttgacagtgtAGCATTATAAATCGCGTCGTTGACCATCACACACCTTTTGAGCAAATACTTAAAGACTTAAAGATaaactaagcgattttccgactaCTAGAGGGTggcagaaaccgcaacacatttgtaaatgaacccacagcaaagctgctggactacggaaGCCCCAAAAGACAAACCTAGTGAAGGACTGTGCATAAAGGCCAATAGCTAAGATaaacgtacctatggagaaTTGTCAGTAGTTACCAGACTTGCTTTGCCAGATAttcctcctgctgaaggttacatgtcccacaatgacaagtgaagaggcaggtagcaagtttactagctgaacaagtttactcgctcgcttcatcgattccgccattacgacaattgtttttcagggatgggatcgggagagcgccgctttcaaacagcgagggaggagacaagctagttttaaaaataatgaaaagctactgaatgggtcgggaggagcttcgattCGGTCCGAGTTTgacaggtgaaaacaacaacagggcTGCCCgcatgtgtggctatttgtttatatcattatgtctcaaaaaaatctccacGTATCATacgttagcttcaggattgcttatagggtctgaaatttcttattgcaggtttaagataatattaaacatgtttgattttgtcgtaaaaaaaagactgcattaaaactaataataataataatgacaagcTTTATTTAAAGATACAAAATTACAAACAAGTAAACGTGGTTTACAAGATGAAGTAAAAAATATGAGCAGTAATTAATAACATAAACAGTAAATGCAGAAGAATGGGCCTAGCTTTATCTTATCAGCAGGTCTTAGAGCCTCAGAGCCTGATGGAGGAAGCTCCGTCTCCCTTAGTCTTCaacctagactgtggaacaactGAAAgagcctgaggatctcaggctgcccATAAGGGGTTAAAAGCTCAGAGATATAGCTATACACTTGTCCAAAATGTGCTTTAAAGGTGTTCAATaagattttaaaatgaatcCCAAATTGCATTAGGAGCCAATGAAGTGAAGCTAAAATAGAGGTAATAAGCTGTCTCTTCTTAGTTCCTGTTCAGAGTCTGACTGCAGCATTATGGACTCACTGTAATCTGGATCTACTCTGCTGAGTGAGACAGGTGCACAGGGAGTTACAATAATCCAgatgtgacaaaataaaagcatggagaGCAGTTCCCAGGTGATTAAAAGACCAAATTTCATATCATTCGGACttgtgatgttaaaatgttcaaTTTTGACGTGTAATTGTAGCACCCACTCTtgggctaatcagtgtaattatgAAGATGCTGGAACACAGGGATGagattttgtcaaaatccaattgtccctggagaaaaaaatgatctCTACTCTCACAGTTATCAGTGACTCTACTCTAGGTGGTGGGAGgctcctcccatctcttctcttcacctcctctttttcctccatctcttctccctccctcccccttctctctctccctctcctcctcttcctacacAGAGCTGACCCTCACTGTGGTATCGTCATTCACGGTGTTGATCTGTCCCTGCTCTTGCTCTCTGGTCATCCTGCACCGACACAGGCAGGCCAGCAGCTTGTCTACGGCTCCTTTCCTCATGAAAACATACAGAATCAAGTCCACAAGAGGACTGAACTGGACGAAGGTGAAACACTGGTCATAATTAAAAGTGAGGCCAGTCCAACTTGTCCCTTCTGCCACAAACCAAATGATCAGGGGCAGGAACAGCAGCGTGTAGTTAAGCAGCACCAGAACCAAGACTCCCACGATTCGGCGTTTCTCCTCAGTGGGGACAGAGATGGAAGCAGACAGAGCTTTGAGAGTCCCAGCCAGGAAGAAGATGagcagggggaaggggaggagaagggagatggAAAGGAAGAGGGATTCGCCCAATGTACTTAATCTCAACATCACAAAGTAGGTGACAATGAGGTGAACAATGGAGAAGGCCCAGACCATGAAGGAGACCACCAGAGAGAACTTGATGGTGCGTCTGAAGCGGTACCACAGTGGGCAGGCGATGACCAAATACCtgtaatagatagatagatagatagatagatagatagatagatagtagggCTGAATGATATACATATTGTTTcaacatcattatcatcaaGGACGCAGTGTAAGGCAACTGGCCCATCAGTCACATCCAGAGTTTCTTTTAGACATGCAAATGCAGTGATCCAACAAATGCATTATATTCAAAAATCAGGTCAACAGAAAGGAAACTTTATGTATTGCTGCCTTCACGCGCTCCTCGTAAGCTCGTTATTTGACCGTCATAAATACAACTCATTGTGTATATAAGTACTTTTTGCTCAGAAATAATAAAGCAGACCCTCAAACAAAGCAGCTTTTTTGGTGACACTTTGGTGACCAAGTGGTACAGAGATACTTAGTGCTGCAgtagcagaatgaagaggagaatcAGTAATGTAATTGATACTGTAATAATCATAACACTCAGATGATGTTTGGAGTagttttatggtcattttttttggcctttttgGAACCAGGGTGAAATTTGTTTAACACAGAGCTGTGTTAGcaaactttgtgtgtgttgtgtggacaTACCCTGACTAACTAACTCTGACCTCATTTTAATTTTTGCGTGAACTCAATTAGGCTACACTGCCTGATGGTAATATCAAATAACCAAATatccacaaacacaccaacCATAATCATTACTAGAGTGATTCATGCTTTTCAAATGCAGCTATGGCAGTGAAAAGCTGCATATAGTGAAATTCATTTAATATTGCAAATTGCTATCtattgcaaaaacaaaaataatgcaatgtaatttttttcccaatattGTTTAGACCTAattaatagatagatagatagatagatagatagatagatagatagatgtagatagtaagatagaaagatagattaATGtatcataaacacacaaacacacacattgatggTTAGCTACCTTTCCAAGGATACACACACCATGAAGCTGACACTAGCTGTTATCCCAATGTAGTGGATATGATAAGAGAAAACAGAGTGGGTGTATCCCCAGGGTGCTGCCTCCCGGACGACCAGGCAGCAGAGCTGGATGAGGTCGGAGACGAGGAGGTTGATGACGTAGATTGGAGCAACATGGCCATCTTGCACCTACAGGAACAGGAATGGTTTGAAAGAGTAAAgataaatgtatttgaatgaataaattaaaataatgaatcAGTGAGCGAGTAAAAGATAGGAGGAATTAAATaatgcatgaataaatgaatgaacacCATGTGGATGGTTGAATGAAGGAAAAACTTAatggaatagttcacccaaaaatgaaaattcagtcattatctactcaccttcATGCCAGgtgaaactctggtgaagtttgtttgtCCATAAAAAAATCCCGGAGCATTCCAGCAGGAAACGAGCAGAAAAAGAACCAAAAATCAgtaaaaatatccataaaattattatggatattttttctcttttcggaactctaaagatcgtTCCCCAAAGACTTCAGTTTGTTTGGAGAACACTGCTGTGAAGTTGTGCTGGGAAGCTCTGGGATTGTTTCATGGACTCTGGtgaacaaacttcaccagagtttcaactggcatgagggtgagtagataatgactgaattttcattttggggtgaactattcctttaatgaagaaatacatgaataaagGCTTGGATGAAACAATAAGCAATGAAACAATAAGCAGTAGTTTCTTCCTACATTTCAAAGTCATGCAAGTCAGGTGTATTAGACACTGAACTGCCTGTAGGTATGAATGTTCTAGGAAAGGCTCCGGTCCCCAGTGAATCAGAAAAGGGTTAAGGGGGTACACAATGAATGAAGGTAGTGCATTGCCTATAGATAATTAACAAAGACAGACAAGTAAATCAATCATAATTCACACACCAGGGAATACAGAGCACAGATGGCCAGCAAGGTCAAAGGAAGGCCGATGGAGACAATGATCCATGCGGTCACATGAATGGCGTTTGAAGAGACAGGCTCCAGCCAGACAACATCGTCGAGAGCCTTCAACTCAACAAAGTCATTGGTGTCATACTCTAAGATGGCGTTGTTGTACCAAGCTTCCATTCTTCAGAGTGAGACCTGTTGTTGGGGACAGCAGGTCAGGGAAAGGTGGAGGGTTTCTTAGCCTCTACTCAACACTTCTCTTACTACctccactactgctactgctac
This genomic window contains:
- the LOC144542357 gene encoding G-protein coupled receptor 4-like, producing the protein MEAWYNNAILEYDTNDFVELKALDDVVWLEPVSSNAIHVTAWIIVSIGLPLTLLAICALYSLVQDGHVAPIYVINLLVSDLIQLCCLVVREAAPWGYTHSVFSYHIHYIGITASVSFMVCVSLERYLVIACPLWYRFRRTIKFSLVVSFMVWAFSIVHLIVTYFVMLRLSTLGESLFLSISLLLPFPLLIFFLAGTLKALSASISVPPEEKRRIVGVLVLVLLNYTLLFLPLIIWFVAEGTNWTGLTFNYDQCFTFVQFSPLVDLVLYVFMRKGAVDKLLACLCRCRMTREQEQGQSNTVNDDTTVRVSSV
- the LOC139921232 gene encoding G-protein coupled receptor 4-like, coding for MEAWYNNAILEYDTNDFVELKALDDVVWLEPVSSNAIHVTAWIIVSIGLPLTLLAICALYSLVQDGHVAPIYVINLLVSDLIQLCCLVVREAAPWGYTHSVFSYHIHYIGITASVSFMVCVSLERYLVIACPLWYRFRRTIKFSLVVSFMVWAFSIVHLIVTYFVMLRLSTLGESLFLSISLLLPFPLLIFFLAGTLKALSASISVPTEEKRRIVGVLVLVLLNYTLLFLPLIIWFVAEGTSWTGLTFNYDQCFTFVQFSPLVDLILYVFMRKGAVDKLLACLCRCRMTREQEQGQINTVNDDTTVRVSSV